TGAAGCCCACCAACTCGAACAAGCCCTCGACCGAACCAAAGGGTCCACACTGATTCTCGAGTCGGTTCACACCCTGCAATCCTGCCTGCAAGATCTACTTGTATCCTCGATTGACCAGCAAGAAGCACCGCGCTTGGTAGTGACATCGGATGACACAGGCCTCCTTACCAAAGTTGAACAAGGAGCGTTCAACCGTGAGCTCTGTTTTCGGTTGCAGGTGCTTGAAGTCAAACTTCCACCACTCAAAGAGCGAAACGAAGACATACCGGCACTCACCGATTGCTTTCTTGGAGAACTCAACAAAAGCTCCCATGCCCGAATCGACGAGCATAGCCTCAGTGCACTCTGTCGTTACGACTGGCCCGGAAACGTGCGCGAACTCAGGAATACCATCCAACATGCCATCATCACCAGTGCAGGGCAAGCAAGCATCACCCTTGATCATCTCCCCCCCCACCTCGCAACGCCACAAACGCATCGGCTCAGCAACGACGAAGATCTAGAATACGCCCTGAAACTGTGGCTCGACAAGCAGCTGGAAACCGGGGCCCACTACAAGCAAGTTAGCGCACGTCTCGAGCGTCTTCTGCTTCGGATCCTGCTGGATCGCTACGACGGCAAACCGTCCCGGCTCGCAGCAGCACTGTCCATCAACAGGTCCACATTGAGAAAGAAACTCAAGCAAGCGTCTGAAGAATGAACAAATTTTGTCCATAATTCAGTTTCTCCCGATGTCTGATTGATCGGCAAAAGCAGTCAGGATAGTTGATGTAAACCCTACAGCAAACACATCAATCGATCCTATGCATCAACACGATTCAACCCGATACCGAAAACTGGCAGCTCCACTCATCCCCTTGCTCTTGAGCCAATGCTTGACCACGGCATCCCATGCCGAAACCGAAGCAGCCAACACACCGTCACTCAAACCTGATTCAGAACTCCCGGAAAGCGTTATCACCGCGCTCCGCTACCAAGAAGACCTCACTAACACCCCCTACAGTGTAGAGTCTCTCGATGCCGAAGCCATAACGGCTCCGCAATACCGGACCCTTCCAGACGCCCTGGGCTCCCTTCCAGGCGTAATGAATCAAAAAACCGCCTATGGCCACGGCTCCCCCTATATTCGAGGGTTCACCTCTTTCCGCAACCTGATGCTCATCGACGGCATCCGTTTCAATAACTCTGTGTTCCGCGACGGCCCCAACCAATACTGGAACACGATTGATTCCTACGGGCTCGAAGGCGTCGAACTTGTCCGTGGCCCTGGATCCACACTCTACGGATCCGACGCCATCGGCGGCACAGTCAACGCCCTGACCCGAGGAACCCGCTACCTCGAATTCGACCAAGGTGAATCCTTCTGGGGAGCCACCCTCGATTACCGCTACGACACCGCAGGAGACTCTCATGTGCTCAGGCTCGAAGGCCTCGTCGGCCAAGGCGAACAATGGGGACTGCGAGTCGGCTATACCCTCAAGGATTTCAATGACGTCCGCTCCGCTGGTGTCGGAACCATGGAAAAGACCGGCTATGACGAATGGGCAGCCGACCTCCGCTTCGACTACGCTTTCAACGACTGCACCAGCATGACCATCGTCCACCAACAAGTGGATCAAGACGACGTCTGGCGCTCACACAAAACCATCTACGGATTCGAATGGGAAGGGACCGATTTCGGCAGTGAACTCGAACGATCCTTCGACCAGGATCGCAGCCTGAGCTATATCCGCTTCGAAGGAAAAGACACCGGCCACTGGGTGGATGCATGGCAACTTACCGCATCACTGCAAACGCTCGATGAAGAGCGCTACCGCAACCGAAGCAACAAAGGCAAAGGGATGGACCGCCAAGGCTTCGATGTTGACACCTACGGCCTGGCACTGCAAATGGAATCCGACACCCGTGTCGGCCGCCTGATTTACGGTTTCGATTACTATCAAGATCAAGTTGACTCCTTCAACAAGAAATACGACGACGACGGCAACTTCACCGGATCCGCGGTGCAGGGACCTGTTGGGGACGACGCCAATTACGACACCTTCGGCGCTTACGTTCAGGACGTCTGGGAAATCAACGAACAATGGACACTGAACTTAGGCGCCCGCTACTCCTACGTCGCAGCCGACATTGGCAAAGTCGATACAGAGGACGGCGTCATCTCCATCGATGAAAACTGGGATACCCTGGTCTTCAGCGGCCGGGCCCTCTATCAGGCAAACGATTGCTGGACCCTCTTTGGCGGCATCTCCCAAGGATACCGTGCCCCCAACCTCTCGGATCTGTCACGTCTCGATTCGGCTCGCTCCAATGAAATCGAAACCCCGGCCCCGGGACTCGACCCCGAATACTTCACCACCTTCGAAATCGGTGGTCGTTACGGAACCGAGACCGCCGGCATCAATGCCTCGGTGTTTTACACGGACATCCGCGACATGATCGTGCGCACCCCGACAGGGCAAGTCATCGACGGAGACAACGAGGTCACCAAGCAAAATGCCGGTGACGGTTATGTCTGGGGATTTGAACTCAGCGCCGACTGGACCTTTGCTCCACAGTGGACGCTCTTTGGGCAGGCTGCCTGGATCGATGGTGAGGTCGATACCTATCCGACCTCCGACCCGGTCAAAGTCTCCGAACCTCTCGACCGGACCATGCCACTGACCGGCAACGTCGGAGTCCGCTGGATGCACCCCGACGGTCGCATCTGGGTGGAAGGCGTTGTCAATGCCGCAGCCAAGGCGGACGAACTCTCGACCCGTGACGAAAGCGACACCAACCGCATACCCCCGGGAGGCACTCCATCCTACGTGGTTCCATCTCTCCGAGGTGGCTGGCAGGCCACCGACAACCTGCTGCTGACCCTCGCCCTTGAAAACCTGACCGATGAGGAGTACCGCATCCACGGATCCGGAGTCAACGAGCCCGGATTTCACGCCGTAGCCGGAGTGACTCTCACCTGGTAAAGGAAGATCAAGCACATCAATAAAAATCCCCCCTCCCGCATTTTTCCCTTGCTGGATCGGGGGGATTCAAGGCTATTTGCACGCGACATGTTTGCACCCAAGTGGAAAAAGGAAGCAAAGCTGCTCGATAAGGCGGCGAAAAAGTTTCTCAACTACAAACGCGACCTGCTGGAAGAGAAGCAGATTGCCGAGATTGAGTCCCGCCGCATCGACCTCCGCAGCTCGGTCAAGTCAGGAGACAAAGAGCGCACGGCAGAAGCCTCGAAACAGCTCCAATCCACGTGTGAATCCGCGCTCCCCCGCTACCAAGCCCAAGGCTGGGTGGAAGAAAACATCGAAGTCTTTTTTGTCGCTATCGTGGTGGCTCTGGGGCTCCGGGCCTATGTGGTTCAACCTTTCCGCATCCCGACAGGGTCCATGCAGCCCACGCTGAATGGGATCATTGCCACCAAGGTTGACTCCAGCGACGATTTTCCTGCCTTGCCAATTCGCACCCTGCAGTGGGCAACCCATGGACGCTCCTATGTGGATTTGGTCTTGGAAGAAGATAAAACCCTCCGCAAGGAGGACCCGATTGAAGAAATCCACACGATGCATTTCTTCACCCGGACGAAGATTCATTTCTCGGATAATACCTCGGTCACCTTTCCCGGACCCAAAACAGCGCTGTTGAGCGCCAATGGCATGGGCTTCGGCGAAATCTGCGGCTACCCCCCCCATCCCAACGACTCGGAAGCCCTTACCCGATTCCAACAGGATTTCAACACCACCCCAAAATCGGAAATGGCCTACGAAACCGTGGGTAAAAATAAAAACCCCATTATCCGACCAAAACTCAAGGCCGGAACCGTCATTGCCCGAGGGTTTATTGATAGCGGAGACCTGATTCTGGTGGACAAGATGTCCTACCACTTCCGCAAACCAAAACGCAGCGAAGTCTTTGTCTTCGACACCCGGGAGATCAAAAAGATCCGGGCCCAAGCCAACCCGGGCTCACACTATATCAAACGCCTTGCCGCCGTCCCTGGCGAAGAGTTGGAAATCAAGGGCAACGACCTCTATATCGATGGCCAACGTGCCCAGGACCCCGGTTTCCTCAAGGTGATGAGCGAACGGGAAGGATACCACTACGGATACAAACCCATTGGTCGTCTCGCACACGGACGCACCTTCAAAGCCAAGTGGTCTAAACACCCCGGTATGAATGAATACATCGCCCTGGGAGACAACAGCTTTAATTCCTCCGACTCCCGGGATTGGGGAACCGTTAAAGAGTTCAACGTCATCGGCCCGGCCTCCTTCTCTCTCTGGCCCTTTGGCAGCGGCCACTGGGGAATCATCAAATAGGCATAGAGTAGAGCACGAATGCTCACGCCGGGCCATTCAACGGTCATTCTTCTCCCCCTTCTTCGTCCTCCCATGTCCTCGGCACAAGACATCACCCGTAAGGCCAAATCGAATCTGGCGATTGCCTTGACCTGCTTACCCGAGCAGCGCAAACAGGACATGGTGGTCTTTTATGCCTTCTGCCGGGTCATTGACGACCTTGCCGATGACCTCGAACTCCCCATCGAGCAACGACGAAAGAGCCTTCAACAATGGCGTGAGGGCATCGCCGAAGGCTTTCAAAACCCCGACGAATTACAACAACAGATCATCCGTCTGATCGAAGACTACGACATTTCCCGTCAACCCTTTCTCGACCTGATCGACGGCTGCAGCTCCGACCTCGAGCCTCAATCCTTTCAAACCTGGGGTGATCTGGAACGCTACACCTACCAGGTGGCCTCCTGTGTCGGACTGGTATCCATCCGCATCTTCGGCTGCAAACACCCGGATTCGGAAACCTATGCCGTCGCGCTCGGACACGCCCTGCAAATCACCAACATCTTGCGTGACGTCCATGAAGACCTCGACAATGGAGGCCGTATCTACCTCCCGACCGAAGACTTGGAGCGAGCCGGCCTCAGCGAACAACACTTACGAGATCACGTCCACGACGAACGATTCATCTCTATGATGAACGGATTGGCAGATCGGGCTGAGGCCTATTACCAGAAAGCCCAAGACCATCTACGCACACAAGATGCCAAAGCGCTCAAAGCAGCGGAAGCAATGCGGAAAATATACCACACCTTGTTGCTCAAGATGCGTCGAGACCAATTCAAAGTCTTTGATCAACGCTATTCGGTATCGAAATTTCGCAAGGCCCTGATCTTACTCCGAACCATGTTGCCGTAACATGCCTTACTCGATCTGCGTGTGCGCTTGCCGAATGGCTTGGTTTTTGTATACTTCGGACAATCAAGCGATTCTTGTAGGCAGCTCAAGATGAACAAGGGAACCCAAGAGAGGCCCCGATGGCTCTATCGACAGCTCCAACCAAGGCTCAATACCAAGGCACTCTCAATCCTATTATGAAAACAACCCTGCTTCTCATCCCCGTCATTGTCTCCTGCCTCTTCACCTCCTGTGGTTCCACAACAGGCACCGGCACCGTGCCAGCGCCCGATGTCCCCGATCTGAAAGATGTTCCGGTCGGTCGCCCTGACCCACTGGGCCGAAAAAATATGGTGATCAGCCCGTTTCGACCGTATAACCTGATCGACGTCAAAGGATACCAATCCGGGGATGTCGTCGGAGATCCGTCCACCGCCAGGCGAGACCCTAAAACGGGCAAAATCATCGAAAGCACCTCCAAGTATTTCCTGATCCCCTGATCGGCAAACTGCCTGGACGTCCGAACGTATTTGCCTGTATCCAGCCATTTCTGAGCAGACATGACTCCCGGATTGTCCAGACAGAGAGCCATGGTTCACTCCTCCCCCGCTCGTTCATTTCGCAGGGGAGGATTTTTTTCGCAACTTTTCCTCTCAAATCCGTTAATACTCTGACGCGTTCATGATCAACCCATCCTGCATGAGGTCCCCCCACTTGTATCTGACCCTGCTTGGCTTGGTCGGGATCATTGCGTCCTGCCAACCCGGGGGAACGCCGAGTAGCACGAGCCATATCGATATACCCACCGCCTGGAAGGCTACGGGAAAATCATCATCCCGCTCCATTAGCTCCGGATGGGTGAAGGACTTCAATGATCCGCAACTTTCGCGTCTGGTGGGAGAAGCGATGCAACGCAACCCCGACCTGCTCGCCACGGCCGAACGCTTGGAGGCAGCACGCGCCAATGTCACTCAGTCGCGGGCTCGCCGCATGCCAAGCGTCAACCTCAGCGCGTCGGGAAGCCGGACCCGACTCGAAGACGGAGGCCCCGGAAGCAATGGTGCCAGCTACACCAGCAGCCAGGGAGTCAACATCGGAGCCAGCTGGGAAATTGATCTCTGGGGGAGATTACGTCATTTACATACGGCGGCTCAGGCAGACTACGACAGTACCGTCGCAGATTTCCGAGGCACCCGGCTCTCGCTCGCAGCCAGCACATCCAGCGCATGGTACAATCTGATCACCAGCGAGAACCAACGCAAACTTTCCGAAGAAACCTTGGGACGCTACCGCAAGGTGGAAAAAATCATCGAACGCAACTACAAAGCCGGAACCGCCCGATCCCTGGACCTCCAGCTATCGAGAAACAACGTCTACAACGAAGAACGCACACTGCGGGCACGCAACCGTGACCGTGACGATGCCCGCCGAAATCTGGAAATTATCCTCGGTCGATACCCCAAGGGAGAAATCAAAGCCCGAACAGCCCTTCCCGTTGTCCGCAAGGATGTCCCCGCCGGCCTCCCGGCGGACCTGATCACCCGCCGGCCAGACCTCGTCCGTGCCCAGCAACGACTCTACGCATCGTTCCACCGAGCCAAAGCCGCACAAAAAAACCTACTTCCCGCAATCCGCCTGACCGGTAGCAGCGGTAGCCGATCTCCGGACATCAGTGACCTGATCGACATCGATCAGCTGGTCTCATCCATTACTGCATCCTTAAGCCAGTCGATCTTCGAAGGGGGAGCCCTGAAGGCCGAAGCGGAGGCTGCCGTAGCGCAAAACCGCGCAGCCATCTACGATTTTGCCAATGTCGCCCTGCGAGCCTTCCGTGAAGTGGAATCGGCTCTTGCCGCAGAGGAATCGCTCGCCCAACAAGAACATTTCCAACGAAAAAGTCTCGAACAGGCGTCCCTCGCTGAGAAACAAGCTGGCCGGGACTATGCCGAAGGCGTTGAAGGAACCGACATCATCTCGCTGCTCGAAGCCCAGCGGAGGGCATCAAATGCTCGTAACTCATTGATCCTTCTGCAAAACCAACGGATCCAAAACCGTATCAATCTTCATCTGGCGCTGGGTGGCGATTTTCGTTCAACCGCTAAATAAGCAGCCAAGCCGACTTGACAGCAGCGACTTTCATCCCAGATTCACCACATCATTCATTCTCATTCCATGCGAGCCTTACTGCACATCATCCTGCCCATCGCCATTATTGCCTTGGGAGCGTGGGGTTATACCGAGCTCAAAGGTCTCAAGAAGGAAGGCTACAAGCTGCGCAAAGATCCGGCAAAAGAACAAAAACGACCGGTTGAACAACCAAAAATCCGCACCCGGGTGATGCCGATGGATCTCCAAGATTTTACGATCACCCTGCACAGCCAAGGGGTTGTCCGCCCACACAATGCCACAACGCTGACCTCCCAGGTCAGCGGACGCATCGTAGAAATCACTCCGAGCTTTGAAGATGGTGCCTATTTCAGCAAAGGTGAGATCCTGATCAAACTCGACACCGCGGATTACCTGACGGACCTCGAGTCAGCCAAAGCACAGCTCGCAAGGTCGGAAGCCTCATTTGCCCAAGAACAGGCACGGGCAAAACAAGCACTCTTGAACTGGAAAGATGCCGGGTTTGAAGAAGAAGCAAGCGATCTGGTCCTTCGCAAACCTCAACTGAGGGAAGCGGAAGCCAACGTCAACTCTGCCAAATCGTCACTTGAACGAGCCAAACGCAACCTTGCCCGCACCCAGGTCAAGGCTCCCTACGACGGCAGGGTTCGCAAACGCAACGTCGGCCTGGGACAACAAGTGGGAGCCAGCACACCGCTCGGGGAAGTCTTTTCCACCGACTTTGCCGAAGTTCGGCTTCCGCTCACCAGTAGGGACCTCCAGTACTACAACCCGCCAAACAAACCGGAGGCCGTCACAAACAAGGATAACATCCACTTTGAATCCATCCTGAATCAAGCAGAAGAGCATGCCACCCCTCCATGGGTCGGTAGCATCATCCGTGCTGAAGGAGAGCTGGACACCGATTCAAAACAGCTTTTTGTCATCGCCAAAATCGATGACCCCTTTGGCCTGAACAACGGCAAGGCCCCGCTATTTATTGGGCAGCCCGTTCGAGCATCCATTCCAGCTAAAACCCTGTCTGACGTCTATACCGTGCCAAGAAAACACCTAAAGGAACTCAACGAAATTCTAGTGCTGAGAAATGGTTTACTCAAATCCGTAACCATCACGCCGATCTGGACTTCCGCGGAGAACATCATCACCCGGGAAGGGATTGAACCCGGGGATTTACTCTGCACAACCCGCCTTCCTTACGCTCCCGAAGGAGTCCCCGTGGAAATCATTGAAGATGCCAGAGAAGACAGCTCCGGTGAAGTATCACCAACCCAGCAAGCACAAGCCGGAGACTCCGGCAAAGTGGGCAAAAAACGCACGAAACCACGCCGCTAAGCCAAAGTAAGTCTCACACTTCAACCACTAAACTTTCAGCCCAACACTTCTGACTTCTCATGCTTCGCTGGTTTGCCCGCAACGATTACGCCGCCAACTTCCTGATGGTGGCCATTTTACTTGCTGGCGCGTATGCCGTCTTGTTCAAAATCCCGACCGAAGTCAGCCCGTCCTACCGGATGTCCTTTCTCAAAGTGAATGTCCCCCTCCCGGGAGGCACGCCAAACGAGGTAGAAAGCAAGGTGGTCATCCCGATTGAAAATGCGCTGAAAGGCCTCTCCGGCATCAAATACATCAATGCCGAAGCCCGCCGGGGAAAAGCCGAATTTCACATCGGCACCGAAGAGGGAGCGGACCAGGAAAAGCTTCGAACTGAGATCGAATCCAGAATCAATAAAATCAACACCTTCCCGAGAGAGATCGAGCCCCCACGAATCTATATCCCGGATACGGCCCACTGGATGGAAGTTATCTCCGTCGTCGTTTCCGGTGACATGTCTGAGAAGGATTTGTTAGCGGCAGCCCGCCAAGTGCGAGATGATCTCACAGCCTTACCCGGCATTTCCAAAGTCGATGTCATTGGCACAAGGGACCGGGAGGTTTCGATCGAAATCAATCAAGAGACGCTGCAAGATTACGGGTTGACGCTCGACAGCGTCTCACGCGCGATTCAACAAAACTCGATGGACCTATCGGCCGGTTCAATCAAGACAGATGCCACCCGCGTTCTCCTCCGCTCGACCAATCAGGCTCTGAACCGATCCCAGTTTGAACAAATCATCATTCACCGGGGAGATGGAGCCGAGATCAAGCTAGGAGACGTTGCCAACATCAAAGACAGCTTTGACGAACAACGAAAGGTCACCCGCTTCAATGGTGAACGCTCCGTCATCGTCGAGGTCAAACGTCTCGGCGATGAAAAAGCACTGAAAATTTCCGACCTTGTCCACCAATACGTGGAAGAGTCAGCCAGTCGCTTTCCCAAAGGGGTTAAACTCCACACTTGGGACGACGATTCCGTCAGTCTACGCGGACGCATCTCCACCCTGTTCTGGAACCTTCTCCAAGGCTGTGTCCTCGTCTTCATTCTCCTCAGTGTGTTTCTGCGTCTCTCTCTTGCCATCTGGGTGATCATCGGTATCCCGGTCGCATTCGCCGGAGGATTAATGCTCATGCCAACCCTGGGCATTACCGCTAACATCATGAGCTTGTTTGGCTTTATCATCGTGCTCGGCATCGTCGTCGATGATGCCATTGTCACCGGTGAACACATTTTTTCCAAACTCAAAACCGGGATGGATCCGCTGGAAGCGTCCGTTACCGGAGCCAAGGAAATCGCCGTCCCGGTAACCTTCGGCGTGCTGACCACCGTTGTCGCCTTTATCCCGCTTGCCTACATCACGGGTTGGTGGGGAACCTTCGCCAAACAAATCCCCTTTGTGGTCATCCCGGTGCTTGTTTTTTCACTGGTCGAATCCAAGCTCGTCCTCCCATCACACCTTAAACACCTCAAGGTGAACCGAACGAGCAAAGCTCCCCTCACCAGAATCCAACAAGGAGCCACCCGCTTACTCGAAGGCTTTGTTGCCCGAGTCTATCAACCACTGCTCCGTTTCGCAGTCCGCTGGCGCTACGTCACCCTGTCGATCTTCTGTGCGCTTGGTTTTGGAACCTATGGAGTCCTCTCTAGCAATATGCTGGGATTCCAGTCGCTTCCATCCGTTGACCGCTATTACATCTACGCCAGACTCGCGATGATGGAAGGAACCAACTTTGATCAAACAACGGAGAAAGTCGAAGAGATCACCGAAGCCGCCTACCAACTGCGAACACGTTTCACCGATGGCGAAGGAGGCCCCAGCCTGATTGGCAATGTCATGTCATCCACCGGCGGCTGGCCAAGCTGGGGACACGCCAAGGATACCCGAGGGTATGTCCTGGTCGAAATCCTGCCACCGAGCAAACGCAAGTCCCCCGGCCCAAAAAACCAGGAAATTGCCGACGCATGGAGGGATCTGGTCGGCGAGGTTCAAGGAGCTCAATCATTCAGCATCCGGACCGAACGCTCAGGTGGAGGGTTCATGAGCGAACGTGACGACGTCGAAATTGAACTTCGCGGACAAAACGACGAAGTCATGATCCCTGTCGCCAGAGAGATGCAGGAAGCACTGCAAAGCACCGAAGGCGTTAGAAGAACCTCCACCAGCATCGAAAACGCCCAGAATGAATTCCAGATCAAACTGCTTCCCTACGGCCGGGATCTCGGCCTCACCCAGGAAAGTCTCGCCCGTCAAGTCCGCCGTGCCTTTTACGGAGAACAGGCCCAAAGGATTCAACGTGGAGAAGACAGCGTGCGTGTGATGGTCAGGCTCCCGAAACACCAACGTGAATCACTCCACACTCTGGACAACCTGCAAATCACGTTGCCAAACAAATCAACCGTCAACCTCCACGAGGTGGCAGATATCACCCAAGGCCACTCCCCCCCGACGATCCGCCGCCGCGATGGTTCGCGCTATTACACCATCTCCGCCGTGCCAAAAAGCAGGGACACCAACATCACGGATATCGGGAACGCCATCACTCCGAAACTCGATGCCATCACCGCGGCCCACCCTGGAACCTCATGGCGATTCGACGGTTTCCTCGCTGAAGATGCCGAAAACCAACAACGCTTTGCTGTGCTTGCCGCGCTCCTGATCTTCACCTTGTACACTCTGCTGGCCATTCCATTTCGCTCTCTTAGCCAACCCATCTTCGTGCTCCTCGCCATCCCCTTTGGCGCCGTTGGTGCTGTGATCGGACACATGGCCCTCGGCATCACCCCCTCATGGCTGAGCTACCTCGGCATGCTCGCCCTGGCTGGAGTAGTGGTCAACGACTCACTCGTCATGGTTGATTTCACCAACCGTAGGCGCAACGAAGGTAAATCAGCATACGATGCCGTCATTCATTCCGGATCAGCTCGATTCCGGCCTATTCTTCTGACCTCCTTGACCACCTTTGCCGGTCTGCTACCGCTGATTTTTGAACGCTCGATTCAGGCACAATTCCTGATCCCGATGGCGGTTTCACTCGCCTTTGGTATCATGTTTGCCACCTTCATCACCCTTTTCCTCATTCCTTGCGCGTATCTGGCCACGGAAGACATCAAGCGCTTACTGGGCAAAGCCTACCGCTGGTATACTCGCCCGTTTACCTCGAATGAGTAAATTTCACAGTATGCTTTGGCCCCATTCCGTGGTTCAATCTCGGCACACGTCATGACGGATTCTTTGTTTCCAGAGCCACTTGCCGAGGCCTCAGGCCCAGCAACAAGCCACAGCAACTCACCCTTACCCGCAAGGATGCGTCCGCGAACGCTCAACGAGGTGGCGGGACAACAACATATCCTCGGCGAAGGCAGTCTGCTGCGCCGGGCCATCGAGGCCGACCGCTTTTCCTCCCTGATCTTTTATGGCCCTCCGGGAACAGGCAAAACAACCCTCGCCGGCGTGATCGCCAACACCACCAACAGCCGCTTCGAAGCCCTTAACGGGGTCGAGTCAAACGTCTCCGAAATTCGCGAAAAAATCGGCCAAGCTCAACAGTGGAAACAACTCCGCGACCAAACCACCATCCTCTTTATTGATGAAATTCATCGTTTCAATAAGGCCCAACAGGATGTGCTTCTGCCTCACGTTGAACGTGGAACCGTGCGCTTCATCGGAGCCACCACCCACAACCCGTATTTTTACGTCAACTCACCACTGGTCTCCCGATCCCAGATCTTCCAGCTCGAAGCGGTCCCAGAACAAGAAATCATCCAACTCCTCGAACGAGCCATCGCTGATGAGGAACGAGGATTGGGCCGGCAATCGATCACCGCCGATCCCAAGGCGCTCAAACACATTGCCGGTATCTGCGACGGAGATGTCCGCAAGGCACTGACCGCCCTCGAGCTCGCAGCCCTGACTACCCCTGAGGATGGCGATGGCAGCATTCAGATCACTCTGGCCATTGCAGAGGAGTCGATCCAACAAAAGGCCATTGTCTATGATGCTGATGGCGACGGGCATTACGACACCATCTCAGCTTTTATCAAATCGATCCGAGGATCCGACCCGGATGCCGCTCTCTATTGGCTGGCAAAAATGTTAGTCGCCGGTGAAGACCCGCGTTTCATTGCACGCCGTCTCGTCATCTCAGCGAGCGAAGACATCGGGCTCGCAGACTCCAACGCCCTGCGTGTCGCCATGGATGCGCACAAGGCATTCGAATTCATCGGCATGCCCGAAGGCCGAATCCCTCTCGCCCACGCCACCGTTTACCTCGCCACCGCTCCAAAATCCAATAGTGCCTACGCCGCACTCAGCGAAGCAATGCAGGATGTTAAATCCGGCCGCACCCTCGCCGTGCCCGAACACCTACGAACCAAAACCCGCAAAAAACTGGCCAAGGGGTCAGGAGCGAGCGACGAAACCCTCGAATACCACTATTCCCACAACTACGAAGGAAACTACGTCCCCCAAGCCTATCTACCGGAAGGCAGGCAATACTACCAACCAAGCCAAAACGGACTGGAACTCAGGATCAAAGAGCGCCTCGATTATTGGCGTGGGCTGTGGCAGGAAGACAAAAAGTAAATCCATTTGAATGAGGGTGGTGTCGGGAGAATGGTATTACTCCACCACGAAGGGCACCGCAGGCATCACTCCGATTGATGAGCTTCGAACCTTACCGTTATTCTTCGCCTTGTATTCGCGGAAGACCTCAATCATCAGATTTCCTGAAGTTCCGGCCTTCACCTTATCACTGGCTTTTAATGCCACACTCATCGAGTTCTTACTCGACCGGATCTGTTCAAGCGTGATCCCCTCAGGTGGCTGATAGAGCTTGAGCACCAGCCGGGACTCCGACTTTTTCCTTTTAATCCTCAAGGAGGTCTCGCCTCCCCTCGGGATGCGGACCCGGGCATTTTTCGAAGTCTCCACTTCCACAACCTCGCCCCAGCCCCCGACATAAACCATCATTTGCTCAAATGGCACCACATGATGTGTAATAAACGCCTGGGTCATCGCCTGACCGGGCAGCACTTCCCGCGTTACAACACCACGGTCGATCTTGGCCCGACCTTGAAGGCGAATCGGAAACAGCTGGTTTTTCGTATCGGTCGGAGCGGTCAAGGTGAGCATCACCTTATCTTGCCCAGCCGGAATCGTCGCTCCATTCAAGTGAAAGCCCTTGGGGGCGTCTTTCAATACAAGATCAATCTCACCATCGTAACCATCCT
This genomic stretch from Oceaniferula marina harbors:
- a CDS encoding efflux RND transporter periplasmic adaptor subunit, encoding MRALLHIILPIAIIALGAWGYTELKGLKKEGYKLRKDPAKEQKRPVEQPKIRTRVMPMDLQDFTITLHSQGVVRPHNATTLTSQVSGRIVEITPSFEDGAYFSKGEILIKLDTADYLTDLESAKAQLARSEASFAQEQARAKQALLNWKDAGFEEEASDLVLRKPQLREAEANVNSAKSSLERAKRNLARTQVKAPYDGRVRKRNVGLGQQVGASTPLGEVFSTDFAEVRLPLTSRDLQYYNPPNKPEAVTNKDNIHFESILNQAEEHATPPWVGSIIRAEGELDTDSKQLFVIAKIDDPFGLNNGKAPLFIGQPVRASIPAKTLSDVYTVPRKHLKELNEILVLRNGLLKSVTITPIWTSAENIITREGIEPGDLLCTTRLPYAPEGVPVEIIEDAREDSSGEVSPTQQAQAGDSGKVGKKRTKPRR
- a CDS encoding efflux RND transporter permease subunit, which gives rise to MLRWFARNDYAANFLMVAILLAGAYAVLFKIPTEVSPSYRMSFLKVNVPLPGGTPNEVESKVVIPIENALKGLSGIKYINAEARRGKAEFHIGTEEGADQEKLRTEIESRINKINTFPREIEPPRIYIPDTAHWMEVISVVVSGDMSEKDLLAAARQVRDDLTALPGISKVDVIGTRDREVSIEINQETLQDYGLTLDSVSRAIQQNSMDLSAGSIKTDATRVLLRSTNQALNRSQFEQIIIHRGDGAEIKLGDVANIKDSFDEQRKVTRFNGERSVIVEVKRLGDEKALKISDLVHQYVEESASRFPKGVKLHTWDDDSVSLRGRISTLFWNLLQGCVLVFILLSVFLRLSLAIWVIIGIPVAFAGGLMLMPTLGITANIMSLFGFIIVLGIVVDDAIVTGEHIFSKLKTGMDPLEASVTGAKEIAVPVTFGVLTTVVAFIPLAYITGWWGTFAKQIPFVVIPVLVFSLVESKLVLPSHLKHLKVNRTSKAPLTRIQQGATRLLEGFVARVYQPLLRFAVRWRYVTLSIFCALGFGTYGVLSSNMLGFQSLPSVDRYYIYARLAMMEGTNFDQTTEKVEEITEAAYQLRTRFTDGEGGPSLIGNVMSSTGGWPSWGHAKDTRGYVLVEILPPSKRKSPGPKNQEIADAWRDLVGEVQGAQSFSIRTERSGGGFMSERDDVEIELRGQNDEVMIPVAREMQEALQSTEGVRRTSTSIENAQNEFQIKLLPYGRDLGLTQESLARQVRRAFYGEQAQRIQRGEDSVRVMVRLPKHQRESLHTLDNLQITLPNKSTVNLHEVADITQGHSPPTIRRRDGSRYYTISAVPKSRDTNITDIGNAITPKLDAITAAHPGTSWRFDGFLAEDAENQQRFAVLAALLIFTLYTLLAIPFRSLSQPIFVLLAIPFGAVGAVIGHMALGITPSWLSYLGMLALAGVVVNDSLVMVDFTNRRRNEGKSAYDAVIHSGSARFRPILLTSLTTFAGLLPLIFERSIQAQFLIPMAVSLAFGIMFATFITLFLIPCAYLATEDIKRLLGKAYRWYTRPFTSNE
- a CDS encoding efflux transporter outer membrane subunit encodes the protein MRSPHLYLTLLGLVGIIASCQPGGTPSSTSHIDIPTAWKATGKSSSRSISSGWVKDFNDPQLSRLVGEAMQRNPDLLATAERLEAARANVTQSRARRMPSVNLSASGSRTRLEDGGPGSNGASYTSSQGVNIGASWEIDLWGRLRHLHTAAQADYDSTVADFRGTRLSLAASTSSAWYNLITSENQRKLSEETLGRYRKVEKIIERNYKAGTARSLDLQLSRNNVYNEERTLRARNRDRDDARRNLEIILGRYPKGEIKARTALPVVRKDVPAGLPADLITRRPDLVRAQQRLYASFHRAKAAQKNLLPAIRLTGSSGSRSPDISDLIDIDQLVSSITASLSQSIFEGGALKAEAEAAVAQNRAAIYDFANVALRAFREVESALAAEESLAQQEHFQRKSLEQASLAEKQAGRDYAEGVEGTDIISLLEAQRRASNARNSLILLQNQRIQNRINLHLALGGDFRSTAK